A part of Lactobacillus sp. ESL0700 genomic DNA contains:
- the gltX gene encoding glutamate--tRNA ligase encodes MAKQKIRVRYAPSPTGHLHIGNARTALFNYLFARHTKGTLVLRIEDTDQKRNVKGGSQSQMENLHWLGIDWDEGPDKGGDFGPYRQSERKDIYNKYIKQLIDEGKAYYSYKTEEELEEQREEQRAMGIAPHYTYEYEGMTADEIKQAQEKAEAKGLTPVVRIHIPEMVTYAWDDIVKGHLSFESDTIGGDFVIQKRDGMPTYNFAVVIDDHLMEITHVLRGDDHISNTPKQLAVYQALGWEPPKFGHMTLIISADTGKKLSKRDESVLQFIEQYRDLGYLPDAMFNFITLLGWSPGGENEIFNQRELIKQFDPERLSKSPATFDQKKLEWINNQYIKKADRDTLLDLSLNNLQEAGLVEQDPTPEKMEWVRQLVNIYSVQMSYTKQIVDLAKIFFDAPKDLSDAEIDEIRKDEARPVIEEFKKQINLIPRFTAPQIMNAVQATRRETGIKGRRLFMPIRIATTRSMVGPGVGEAMELLGKARVIEHLDLTLKQMSENGL; translated from the coding sequence TTGGCTAAACAAAAGATTCGTGTAAGATATGCCCCAAGTCCAACGGGACACTTGCACATCGGTAACGCACGGACCGCGCTGTTTAATTACTTGTTTGCGCGGCACACTAAAGGAACTTTAGTGTTAAGAATCGAAGATACAGACCAGAAGCGTAACGTTAAGGGCGGTTCACAGTCACAGATGGAGAACCTGCACTGGTTAGGCATTGACTGGGATGAAGGTCCAGACAAGGGCGGCGACTTTGGTCCGTATCGTCAATCCGAACGTAAAGACATCTATAACAAGTACATCAAGCAATTAATTGATGAAGGTAAGGCATATTACTCATACAAGACTGAAGAAGAGCTTGAAGAGCAACGTGAAGAGCAACGAGCAATGGGAATTGCCCCGCACTACACTTATGAATATGAAGGCATGACTGCTGATGAAATCAAGCAGGCACAAGAAAAGGCTGAAGCTAAGGGCTTAACGCCAGTTGTCCGGATTCATATTCCAGAAATGGTTACTTATGCTTGGGATGATATTGTTAAGGGTCATTTAAGCTTTGAATCTGACACTATCGGTGGCGATTTTGTTATTCAAAAGCGCGATGGCATGCCAACTTACAACTTTGCGGTTGTTATTGATGACCACTTGATGGAAATCACACATGTTTTGCGTGGGGATGACCACATCTCAAACACGCCTAAGCAATTGGCCGTTTACCAAGCTCTTGGCTGGGAACCACCGAAGTTTGGTCATATGACTTTGATTATCAGTGCTGACACGGGTAAGAAATTATCTAAGCGTGATGAATCAGTCTTGCAGTTTATTGAACAATATCGTGACCTCGGTTACTTACCAGATGCAATGTTCAACTTCATTACTTTGCTTGGTTGGTCACCGGGTGGTGAAAACGAAATCTTTAATCAACGTGAATTGATTAAGCAATTTGATCCAGAACGGTTATCCAAGTCGCCAGCTACCTTTGACCAAAAGAAGTTGGAATGGATTAACAACCAATACATCAAGAAGGCTGATCGTGACACCTTGCTAGACTTGTCATTGAACAACTTGCAAGAAGCTGGTCTAGTTGAGCAAGATCCGACACCAGAAAAGATGGAATGGGTTCGCCAATTAGTTAACATCTATTCAGTGCAAATGTCTTACACTAAGCAGATTGTTGATTTGGCTAAAATCTTCTTTGATGCACCAAAGGATTTGAGCGATGCAGAAATTGATGAAATCCGTAAGGATGAAGCTCGTCCAGTAATTGAAGAATTCAAGAAGCAAATTAATTTGATTCCACGTTTTACAGCGCCACAAATTATGAACGCTGTTCAAGCAACTCGGCGTGAAACCGGAATTAAGGGCAGACGCTTGTTTATGCCAATTCGAATTGCAACAACTCGATCAATGGTTGGCCCTGGAGTAGGGGAAGCCATGGAACTTTTGGGCAAAGCAAGAGTGATTGAACACCTCGATTTGACCTTAAAGCAAATGAGCGAAAATGGTCTTTAA
- the rlmB gene encoding 23S rRNA (guanosine(2251)-2'-O)-methyltransferase RlmB translates to MTSIDKDFVFGRHAGVDFLKTQDAERINKVFLQQGVQDSFANEVYGLAKKKGIVIQTVPKTKLDRLVQGGNHQGLVLTVASFEYADLEQLLDQFDEQGKEPFLLMLDSIEDPHNLGSILRSADATGVDAIIIPKRHATGLTSVVAKTSTGAIDYVPVARVNNLVQTSQLLKKRGYWLFGTDMQGTDYREWNAKGKTVLVIGNEGKGIARLLKEQMDQMLTLPMVGHVQSLNASVATGVLLYQMLNSRNPLK, encoded by the coding sequence ATGACTTCAATTGATAAAGATTTTGTTTTCGGTCGGCATGCTGGGGTTGATTTTTTAAAGACACAAGATGCTGAGCGAATTAACAAGGTGTTTTTACAGCAAGGTGTGCAGGATAGCTTCGCCAATGAGGTTTATGGCTTAGCTAAAAAGAAGGGGATTGTTATACAAACTGTCCCTAAAACTAAGCTGGACCGGTTAGTGCAGGGTGGCAACCACCAAGGCTTGGTCTTGACCGTTGCTAGCTTTGAATATGCAGACCTAGAGCAATTACTTGATCAATTTGATGAGCAAGGCAAAGAACCGTTTTTGTTAATGCTTGACTCAATTGAAGATCCGCATAATTTGGGCTCAATTTTACGGTCAGCTGATGCAACGGGCGTTGATGCGATTATTATTCCTAAACGTCATGCGACTGGCTTAACGTCTGTTGTTGCTAAGACATCAACGGGAGCGATTGATTATGTGCCAGTTGCCCGCGTTAATAATCTTGTTCAAACCAGTCAGTTGTTGAAAAAGCGCGGCTACTGGTTGTTTGGCACCGATATGCAGGGCACTGATTACCGTGAGTGGAATGCTAAGGGTAAAACGGTGCTGGTCATTGGTAATGAGGGCAAGGGTATTGCTCGACTTTTGAAAGAGCAGATGGATCAGATGCTTACTCTGCCAATGGTGGGCCATGTTCAGTCACTGAATGCTAGTGTGGCAACTGGGGTCTTACTTTATCAGATGCTAAATAGCCGCAATCCACTTAAATAA
- a CDS encoding helix-turn-helix transcriptional regulator — protein MRFGEHLRQARLAKNLTQEQVAQEFAITRQTLSNWENEKSYPDIGSLIKLSDYYQITLDELLKEDSGMRENLEKREVVNNLKQIKKKLVVAVIGMLVVGLSAVFSKDNVSTIAMILFWISDLTLCSALMDVNNFDQSQSLGLEYNWQKFLTSNKGKYVEVTLVIGLTIGLSLIIGQVRGLVMSIGLGSGFLVGAWLYRHHKY, from the coding sequence ATGAGATTCGGTGAACATCTAAGGCAAGCGCGGCTAGCTAAAAATTTGACGCAGGAACAAGTAGCGCAAGAATTTGCCATCACTCGGCAGACACTTTCAAATTGGGAGAATGAAAAATCCTATCCCGATATCGGCAGCTTGATTAAGCTAAGTGATTATTACCAGATTACACTTGATGAATTGCTGAAAGAGGATTCTGGGATGCGCGAAAACCTGGAAAAGCGTGAGGTCGTTAATAATCTGAAACAGATTAAGAAAAAACTGGTGGTTGCTGTTATCGGAATGTTAGTTGTCGGCTTAAGTGCAGTATTTTCAAAAGATAATGTTTCAACGATAGCAATGATTTTATTCTGGATTAGCGACCTGACACTGTGCTCAGCCTTGATGGACGTAAATAATTTTGATCAGTCACAATCTTTAGGCTTGGAATATAATTGGCAGAAATTTTTGACAAGTAATAAAGGAAAATATGTAGAAGTCACACTGGTCATTGGGCTAACAATCGGGTTGAGTTTGATTATTGGCCAAGTTAGAGGCCTTGTTATGTCAATAGGATTAGGCAGCGGATTTTTAGTAGGAGCTTGGCTATATCGCCATCATAAATATTAA
- a CDS encoding APC family permease, which translates to MSKHKQASDKLGFIAIVFLTINLIIGSGIFLTPGTVVRQVGSKSLLVYLLAAVFAAVLALPFASASKYVNKSGSSYAYAKAAFGDKFGFYIGITCYFANDAVWCTSSVGIVKAIIAILGGNPNRFMSITAGLLLLMLLNLIINLFGQRITKYVMNLSTVCKTLSLVVLIVAGAIILMTTGSNYDLSAVDRIRESGKVIVPTVTVSTFMMAVVSALYAFSGFEAVASGAEDMEEPEKNLPRAIPLAVILIAFIYIGVLAVAMLLNPSALMKTNQVVALATIFANPLLNNIVLAGALISMLGINFAYSFSAPRFLEAMAREHQLSTHLTKRTKRNFPIRTFFISAAITTLIPMAFQYDLTNLVTLGSIVRFLEFAVVPIAVIQFYRGHNKGEILPANKNLLTDVVASVLSVIIVLFMLVEYNWRVQFGIIVNGQVVGINWYAILAVGFGFVILPLLMYLISRREWQDAE; encoded by the coding sequence ATGAGCAAGCATAAACAAGCGAGCGATAAGTTAGGATTTATTGCGATTGTCTTTTTAACAATTAACCTAATTATCGGGTCAGGAATCTTTTTAACTCCTGGCACGGTAGTTAGACAGGTGGGTAGCAAATCCCTGCTAGTCTATCTTTTAGCTGCAGTTTTTGCAGCTGTACTAGCACTGCCATTTGCCTCCGCGTCCAAATACGTTAATAAATCCGGCTCCTCCTATGCTTATGCTAAAGCTGCATTTGGTGATAAATTTGGCTTTTATATTGGCATTACCTGTTATTTTGCTAATGATGCCGTGTGGTGTACAAGTTCGGTTGGCATTGTTAAGGCAATTATTGCGATTTTGGGTGGTAATCCCAATCGATTTATGTCGATTACTGCTGGCTTGCTACTATTAATGTTGTTGAATTTAATCATCAATTTATTTGGTCAGCGGATTACTAAGTATGTTATGAATTTATCAACAGTTTGCAAGACTTTATCATTAGTAGTTTTAATTGTTGCGGGAGCGATTATCTTAATGACTACTGGTAGCAATTATGATTTGAGTGCAGTTGACCGCATTCGTGAGAGTGGCAAAGTTATTGTCCCGACGGTAACAGTTAGCACCTTTATGATGGCAGTCGTTTCGGCACTGTATGCTTTCTCGGGTTTTGAAGCCGTGGCATCGGGTGCTGAAGATATGGAAGAACCCGAGAAAAATTTGCCGCGGGCGATTCCGTTGGCCGTAATTTTGATTGCTTTCATCTATATTGGCGTTTTAGCAGTGGCCATGCTGCTAAATCCAAGTGCTTTAATGAAGACAAACCAAGTGGTAGCACTGGCAACAATTTTTGCTAATCCATTGTTGAACAACATTGTGTTGGCTGGGGCACTAATCTCAATGCTAGGGATAAATTTTGCTTATAGTTTTAGTGCACCGCGATTTTTGGAGGCAATGGCACGTGAGCACCAACTATCAACGCATTTAACCAAGAGAACCAAGCGTAATTTTCCAATTAGAACGTTTTTTATCTCGGCAGCAATCACAACTTTGATTCCGATGGCTTTCCAGTATGATTTGACTAATTTAGTCACTTTGGGGTCCATCGTCAGATTCTTGGAATTTGCGGTAGTGCCGATTGCGGTCATTCAATTTTATCGTGGCCATAATAAAGGTGAAATTTTACCGGCAAATAAGAATTTGCTGACCGATGTGGTGGCATCGGTATTGTCCGTCATCATTGTGCTATTTATGTTAGTCGAATATAACTGGCGAGTACAATTTGGGATAATCGTAAACGGCCAAGTAGTTGGCATTAACTGGTACGCAATTTTGGCAGTTGGCTTTGGCTTTGTGATTTTGCCGTTATTGATGTATTTGATTTCTCGGCGAGAATGGCAAGACGCAGAATAA
- a CDS encoding ribonuclease III domain-containing protein — protein sequence MTKIKKLTEEKVNPDTLSGQTLAYLGDAVYELFIRRHLLKGGIVKPQVLQREATHYVSAKAQAALITKLQDEQLLTEDELATFRRGRNAKTHTKAKNTSLATYQLSTGFEAVWGYLDLLDKKDRVRELTTWCIQTVEEGGIDNYDFN from the coding sequence GTGACTAAAATTAAAAAGTTAACGGAAGAAAAAGTTAATCCAGATACGCTCAGCGGGCAGACGCTGGCGTATTTGGGGGATGCTGTATACGAGTTATTTATTAGACGCCATTTATTGAAAGGCGGCATTGTGAAGCCGCAGGTATTGCAGCGCGAAGCAACGCATTACGTCTCGGCTAAGGCGCAAGCAGCACTGATTACCAAGTTGCAGGATGAGCAGCTGCTTACCGAAGATGAACTGGCAACTTTTCGCCGGGGACGAAATGCGAAGACTCATACTAAGGCCAAAAACACTAGCCTAGCAACTTACCAGTTGTCAACGGGCTTTGAAGCTGTATGGGGTTATTTGGATTTATTAGATAAAAAAGACCGCGTCCGTGAATTGACAACGTGGTGCATTCAGACTGTTGAGGAAGGCGGGATTGATAACTATGACTTCAATTGA
- the radA gene encoding DNA repair protein RadA: MAKIKTKYKCRSCGYISASYLGRCPNCGAWNQFEKETEQVVARSSKASPSRLIKKTGVNEPVQLNSVKAEKEERIQTKSEELNRVLGGGIVPGSLVLIGGDPGIGKSTLMLQIMSDLAKDHKVLYVSGEESANQIKLRANRLGLGASDMLLFPETDMEDIRQQIADVQPDFVVIDSIQTMNEPSLDSMTGSASQVREVTSELMKIAKMDAITVFVIGHVTKEGAIAGPKILEHMVDTVLYFEGDEHHAYRILHSVKNRFGAANEIGMFEMVNEGLQEVTNPSAIFLDERLPKSTGSAIAVSLEGTRPLLAEIQALVTPTAFGYAKRTTSGIDYNRAALLLAVLEKRGNLMLQNQDVYLTATGGIRLNEPAVDLAVVMAIASSYKNQEILPTDCFVGEVGLTGEVRRVNKIEVRIKEAAKVGFKRIFIPRHNMQASLKNLGIEVIPVSSIPQALKLVLG, encoded by the coding sequence ATGGCAAAAATCAAGACTAAGTATAAATGCCGTTCGTGCGGCTATATCTCGGCTAGTTACTTAGGGCGCTGTCCTAATTGTGGAGCGTGGAACCAGTTTGAAAAAGAAACTGAACAGGTAGTAGCACGGTCAAGTAAGGCCAGCCCTAGTAGGTTGATTAAAAAAACTGGGGTTAATGAGCCGGTACAACTTAATAGTGTTAAAGCAGAAAAAGAAGAACGCATCCAGACTAAATCCGAGGAACTAAATCGGGTGCTTGGCGGCGGCATTGTTCCCGGGTCATTAGTTCTAATTGGTGGTGACCCCGGAATTGGTAAGTCGACACTGATGTTGCAGATTATGAGTGATCTGGCTAAAGATCATAAGGTGTTGTATGTTTCCGGTGAGGAATCGGCTAATCAGATTAAGCTGCGGGCTAATCGCTTAGGGTTAGGTGCCAGTGATATGTTGCTGTTTCCAGAGACCGATATGGAAGATATTCGCCAGCAAATTGCGGACGTGCAACCTGACTTTGTTGTCATTGATTCAATTCAAACGATGAATGAGCCAAGCCTTGATTCGATGACGGGTTCAGCTTCGCAGGTGCGCGAGGTTACCAGTGAATTAATGAAAATTGCCAAGATGGATGCAATTACAGTCTTTGTGATTGGCCACGTAACTAAAGAAGGGGCAATTGCTGGACCAAAAATTTTGGAACATATGGTTGATACGGTTCTGTACTTTGAAGGCGACGAGCACCATGCTTACCGCATTTTGCATTCTGTTAAAAACCGCTTTGGTGCTGCTAACGAAATTGGGATGTTTGAGATGGTCAATGAGGGCTTGCAAGAAGTCACTAATCCGTCGGCAATTTTCTTAGATGAACGTTTGCCTAAGTCCACGGGGTCGGCGATTGCCGTTTCGCTTGAGGGCACAAGGCCATTACTGGCAGAAATTCAAGCGCTGGTAACCCCGACGGCCTTTGGCTATGCCAAGAGAACAACATCGGGAATTGATTATAATCGGGCTGCATTATTATTGGCGGTTTTGGAAAAGCGTGGCAACTTAATGCTGCAAAATCAGGATGTTTACCTGACCGCAACTGGTGGTATTCGCTTGAATGAGCCGGCAGTTGACTTAGCTGTTGTGATGGCGATTGCTTCCAGTTATAAAAATCAAGAGATTTTACCAACTGACTGTTTTGTTGGCGAAGTTGGTCTGACTGGCGAAGTCCGCCGGGTTAATAAAATTGAAGTTCGGATTAAAGAAGCAGCGAAAGTCGGCTTCAAGCGAATTTTTATTCCGCGGCACAATATGCAGGCTAGTTTGAAGAACTTAGGAATAGAAGTAATTCCTGTTTCTAGCATTCCGCAGGCATTAAAGTTGGTTTTAGGCTAG
- a CDS encoding ATP-binding cassette domain-containing protein produces the protein MLKIDHVSKNFGELAALKDVSFTVAPGQILGLIGQNGAGKSTLFHSILNLFSYEGNITWQDQQITESAFDQIGYLPEERSLLPNLTIERQIKYLAKLKDFNASSSLIDDWLKRFEVKGDRKTKIKMLSKGNQQKVQLICTLIHQPKLIILDEPFSGLDPVNAELLKQAILSAKENGAAIIFSSHNMVNVEEVCDQLVMLNLGEIVLHGNVDEVRNQFGKINLFVTTDWTEQQLAELAGVKSVRKLAPQHYLLKLTTPEAGKQIFTQLTQGQYIEQFSQEALSLDEIFRMKAGKSDE, from the coding sequence ATGTTAAAAATTGACCATGTTAGTAAAAATTTTGGTGAACTGGCCGCGTTGAAGGATGTTTCTTTTACTGTTGCGCCAGGGCAAATTCTGGGCTTAATTGGGCAAAACGGTGCGGGAAAGTCAACATTATTTCACAGTATCTTAAATTTATTTTCTTATGAAGGCAATATCACTTGGCAGGACCAGCAGATTACTGAATCAGCTTTTGATCAAATTGGTTACTTGCCCGAAGAAAGAAGTCTGCTACCCAATTTGACAATTGAGCGGCAAATTAAGTATCTGGCAAAATTGAAGGACTTTAATGCCAGCTCGAGCTTAATTGATGATTGGCTCAAGCGTTTTGAAGTTAAAGGTGATCGTAAGACCAAGATTAAGATGCTATCTAAGGGTAATCAGCAGAAAGTGCAGCTAATTTGTACTTTGATTCATCAGCCTAAACTAATTATTCTTGATGAACCTTTCAGCGGTCTTGATCCGGTAAATGCGGAATTGCTCAAGCAAGCAATCTTATCGGCAAAAGAAAATGGCGCCGCAATTATTTTCTCTAGTCATAATATGGTAAATGTCGAAGAAGTCTGTGACCAGCTTGTGATGCTCAACTTAGGGGAGATAGTGCTGCATGGCAACGTTGATGAGGTGCGCAATCAGTTCGGTAAAATCAACCTGTTTGTGACGACAGATTGGACTGAGCAACAGCTAGCTGAGCTTGCTGGCGTGAAAAGTGTGAGAAAATTAGCGCCGCAACATTATTTACTTAAACTGACAACGCCGGAAGCTGGTAAGCAAATTTTTACCCAGCTAACACAAGGACAATATATTGAGCAGTTCAGTCAGGAAGCACTTAGCTTGGACGAGATTTTCCGGATGAAGGCAGGTAAGAGCGATGAGTAA
- a CDS encoding sigma factor — MQLTEAYEQKLIKQVQAGSDDALVELCYFYRPLINSIKQKYFVRCYDGQDWDQDALIVCYQAAMSYEQGKGKFGSYFKTRLHNHARSLLRHDMAYRRRALAQATSLEAAMEKGIEQLHQKTTQLAEIPVSEKFTELFAQLSDLEIKTLLIALGVWHQEEVLQKLQIEQVALVRARSRLMQKMRKTLL; from the coding sequence ATGCAGTTAACAGAAGCATACGAGCAAAAATTAATTAAGCAAGTTCAAGCTGGCAGTGACGATGCATTGGTAGAATTATGTTACTTTTATCGGCCGTTAATTAATAGTATTAAGCAAAAATACTTTGTGCGTTGTTATGATGGTCAGGATTGGGATCAAGATGCGCTGATTGTGTGCTACCAAGCAGCTATGAGTTATGAACAGGGCAAAGGCAAGTTTGGCAGCTATTTTAAGACCAGGCTTCATAATCATGCTAGGTCACTGCTTCGTCATGACATGGCATATAGGCGGCGCGCACTTGCGCAGGCAACTTCACTTGAAGCAGCAATGGAAAAGGGCATCGAGCAGTTGCACCAGAAAACAACACAACTGGCAGAAATTCCAGTTAGTGAAAAATTCACCGAACTATTTGCCCAGTTATCAGATTTAGAAATTAAGACTTTATTAATTGCTTTGGGCGTTTGGCATCAAGAGGAGGTCTTACAGAAATTGCAGATAGAGCAGGTGGCTCTAGTGCGTGCACGCTCACGACTTATGCAAAAAATGCGTAAGACACTGTTATGA
- a CDS encoding ABC transporter permease, producing MSKLWTIISETYSRQVKSWSFLSLIFGPFLILAIGMGIGYFTASNGDSSTAEIAVISSQPALKQAFISQNKKLKVKSAVTSSKQAEKLTKKDDLQGYLVLNEKQGRLQAEFYQGDSDNAPDKEDLAPSINALQTAVNVQQARLTVKQIHELQTRPQLKIKQVTGKANDTTIKMITFMAVVFVVYFVILIYSSIMAQEVVADKGHKIIEIIFSSTTPEKYFCGKVIAILLMIITQMVSYIAFGFIAWPFAQHIKSAHNWLIANQSLIRQILHNLLGSAMLYIILGVTAYVILAAYFGAISKSSANASQAAQWPTMICVVAFILALTYATQPHAVLVKILSYVPLFSSYFMPLRVFGGNVSVMEIIGSLLLLMLAIILAVYYIGKSYGKLMLQQDQSKRKLRLFRRN from the coding sequence ATGAGTAAATTATGGACAATTATTAGCGAAACCTACTCAAGACAAGTTAAGTCATGGAGTTTTCTATCCTTAATTTTTGGGCCATTTTTAATTCTGGCAATTGGGATGGGAATTGGCTATTTTACGGCAAGTAACGGTGACTCCAGTACAGCTGAAATTGCGGTAATTAGTTCACAGCCGGCCTTGAAGCAGGCATTCATTAGCCAAAATAAGAAATTGAAGGTTAAAAGTGCAGTTACTTCAAGTAAACAAGCAGAAAAGCTGACCAAAAAAGACGACCTTCAGGGTTATCTCGTACTTAACGAAAAACAGGGCAGGTTACAAGCGGAATTTTATCAAGGAGATTCTGATAATGCGCCTGATAAGGAAGATTTAGCCCCAAGTATTAATGCGTTGCAGACCGCAGTGAATGTGCAGCAGGCTCGTTTAACTGTTAAGCAAATCCATGAATTACAAACGCGGCCGCAGCTTAAAATTAAACAAGTCACAGGTAAGGCTAATGACACGACAATTAAAATGATTACGTTTATGGCAGTTGTTTTTGTAGTGTACTTCGTGATACTAATTTATTCCTCAATTATGGCCCAGGAAGTTGTTGCCGATAAGGGACATAAGATTATCGAAATTATCTTTTCGAGCACTACACCTGAAAAATACTTTTGCGGGAAAGTAATTGCTATTTTACTAATGATTATTACCCAAATGGTATCTTATATTGCTTTTGGCTTTATTGCATGGCCTTTTGCACAGCATATAAAGTCAGCACACAACTGGTTAATTGCTAATCAAAGCCTGATTAGACAAATTTTGCATAATTTATTAGGGTCGGCAATGTTGTATATTATTTTGGGCGTGACTGCTTATGTTATTCTGGCAGCGTATTTCGGGGCTATTTCTAAGTCTAGTGCAAACGCATCTCAGGCAGCACAGTGGCCAACAATGATTTGTGTTGTTGCCTTTATTCTGGCACTGACATACGCAACGCAGCCTCATGCAGTTCTGGTTAAAATCTTGTCTTATGTACCATTATTTTCGTCTTACTTTATGCCTTTGCGGGTATTTGGCGGCAATGTCAGTGTGATGGAAATTATCGGTTCATTGCTGCTATTAATGTTAGCCATTATTCTAGCCGTCTACTATATTGGCAAGAGTTATGGCAAATTGATGTTGCAACAAGACCAGTCAAAACGTAAGCTTAGATTATTTAGAAGAAATTAA
- a CDS encoding dUTP diphosphatase, translating to MNKTRGFEIVSSYENKNINLPRRQTIASAGYDLEAAKDMIIPSIWRLNFVRIFRLIRNGHHLYEPDYQLADQILQPLLIPTGVKAYMPDNEVLLLANRSSNTFKRNLSLPNGIGVIDSDYYNNPNNEGEIFMQVINYGVRPLQIHKGDRIGQGIFVQYLKTDNDLPVSRQRTNGFGSTNKEGN from the coding sequence ATGAATAAAACACGGGGTTTTGAGATCGTATCGAGTTATGAAAATAAAAATATTAATTTACCGCGGCGGCAAACGATTGCCAGTGCTGGTTATGACTTAGAAGCTGCTAAGGACATGATTATTCCCAGCATTTGGCGGTTGAATTTTGTGCGGATTTTTCGCTTAATTAGAAACGGGCATCACTTATATGAACCTGATTATCAACTGGCGGACCAAATCTTGCAGCCGCTGCTAATTCCAACGGGCGTTAAAGCATATATGCCTGACAATGAGGTGTTATTGCTGGCCAACCGGTCGTCCAATACTTTTAAGCGTAACTTAAGCCTCCCCAATGGGATTGGTGTGATTGATTCTGACTATTACAATAATCCTAATAATGAGGGCGAAATTTTTATGCAGGTGATTAATTATGGTGTGCGGCCGCTGCAAATTCACAAGGGTGACCGGATTGGACAGGGGATTTTTGTTCAATATTTAAAAACCGATAATGACTTGCCTGTTAGCCGGCAGCGGACCAATGGCTTTGGCTCAACTAATAAGGAAGGAAACTAA
- the cysS gene encoding cysteine--tRNA ligase, whose product MKIYNTLTKRKEEFKPLVAGQISMYVCGPTVYNYIHIGNARSVIAFDTIRRYFEYRGYKVNYVSNFTDVDDKMINEARAEGITVPELADRYIKCYLEDTTALNVEPATKHPRATHEIPEIIEFIEQLIKNGYAYEADGDVYYRAKKFKHYGELSSQNIAELEEGASEHVNDEEQQRKEDPIDFALWKKQKQPDEIAWQSPWGLGRPGWHIECSVMSTKYLGKTIDIHGGGQDLEFPHHENEIAQSEAATGQKFVNYWLHNGFVTVGHDEEKMSKSLHNFVTVHDLLKTVDPQVLRFFMASVQYRKQINYSQENLEQAKNILQRFKNTLINIDYRLEDATSERTSAQLRQAIQETQTKFVTAMDDDINVQNALAAIYDLLPLVNANANSAQADKEALAQAKELLGQWLSIFGIDTAKLIQKSQTSDDEEITALVKARDEARKNKDWAKSDQLRDQLKELGITIQDTPQGTRWTRD is encoded by the coding sequence GTGAAAATTTATAATACTTTGACAAAGAGAAAAGAAGAATTTAAGCCACTAGTTGCAGGACAAATCTCGATGTATGTCTGTGGCCCGACAGTTTATAATTACATTCATATTGGGAATGCACGCAGTGTCATCGCATTTGATACAATTCGGCGATACTTTGAATATCGCGGATATAAGGTAAATTACGTCTCTAACTTTACAGATGTTGACGACAAGATGATTAATGAGGCGCGAGCTGAGGGCATTACTGTGCCAGAGCTCGCTGATCGTTACATTAAATGTTATCTTGAAGATACGACCGCGCTAAACGTGGAGCCAGCAACTAAGCATCCCCGAGCAACTCACGAAATTCCTGAAATTATCGAATTTATTGAACAATTAATTAAAAATGGTTATGCTTATGAAGCTGACGGTGATGTTTATTATCGTGCTAAAAAGTTCAAGCATTATGGTGAGTTAAGCAGCCAAAACATTGCCGAACTTGAAGAAGGTGCTTCTGAGCATGTCAATGATGAGGAGCAGCAGCGTAAGGAAGACCCAATTGACTTTGCCCTGTGGAAGAAGCAGAAGCAGCCTGATGAGATTGCGTGGCAATCGCCATGGGGACTAGGGCGACCAGGTTGGCACATTGAGTGTTCAGTAATGTCGACTAAATATCTGGGCAAGACAATTGATATTCATGGTGGTGGTCAAGATTTGGAATTTCCGCACCATGAAAATGAAATTGCGCAGAGTGAAGCCGCAACAGGTCAAAAGTTTGTCAATTATTGGCTGCACAATGGTTTTGTAACTGTTGGTCATGATGAAGAAAAAATGTCGAAGTCGCTGCATAATTTTGTGACGGTGCATGATTTGCTTAAAACGGTTGACCCACAAGTATTACGCTTTTTCATGGCAAGTGTGCAATATCGCAAGCAAATTAATTACTCACAGGAGAATCTGGAGCAGGCGAAGAATATTTTGCAGCGTTTTAAGAACACGCTAATTAATATTGACTATCGCTTAGAAGATGCCACTTCTGAGCGTACTTCAGCTCAATTACGGCAGGCTATCCAAGAAACGCAAACGAAGTTTGTCACTGCAATGGATGACGATATTAATGTGCAAAATGCTTTAGCAGCGATTTACGATTTGTTGCCGCTAGTTAACGCTAATGCCAATAGCGCCCAGGCTGATAAAGAGGCGTTGGCACAAGCCAAGGAATTATTGGGGCAGTGGCTCAGTATTTTTGGCATTGATACGGCTAAATTAATTCAAAAGTCGCAAACAAGTGATGATGAGGAAATTACGGCATTGGTTAAGGCACGCGATGAAGCACGCAAAAACAAGGATTGGGCTAAGAGCGACCAATTGCGCGATCAATTAAAAGAACTGGGGATTACAATTCAGGATACCCCACAGGGAACAAGGTGGACACGTGACTAA